Proteins from one Setaria italica strain Yugu1 chromosome V, Setaria_italica_v2.0, whole genome shotgun sequence genomic window:
- the LOC101769777 gene encoding F-box protein At1g67340 yields MRTRSGSLYSNNGGEVAVGQKRKRSAPMLGQSAVAGECAGQGRRKRLAGGPDYLDELPDDLVLSILSKLAASASAPSDLLSVHLTCKRLNELGGHDMVFAKASPASLAVKAAAWSEPAQRFLKRCADAGNLEACYILGMIRFYCLGSRSGGAALLARAAVGGHAAALYSLAVIQFNGSGGAKSDRDLRAGAALCARASALGHVDALRELGHCLQDGYGVRRDPAEGRRLLVAANARELTLALAAAAASRHPFAAAVPLGAAAAAAAGAGGCPLLSDFGWSLPEAEPHAANQFMVDWWASRGAQAAAGKKLGPGAGTGDSDSDGGELRLCSHVRCGRRETRRHEFRRCSVCGAANYCSRACQALDWKRAHKAQCVPMDRWLLAAANAGEAPQ; encoded by the exons atgaggaCCAGGAGCGGGTCTCTGTATTCCAACAACGGAGGCGAGGTCGCCGTGGGGCAGAAGAGGAAGAGGTCGGCGCCGATGTTGGGGCAgtcggccgtcgccggcgagtgCGCCGGCCAGGGTCGCCGGAAGCGCCTCGCGGGAGGGCCGGACTACCTGGACGAGCTCCCCGACGACCTCGTCCTCTCCATCCTGTCcaagctcgccgcctccgcctccgcgccctcCGACCTGCTGTCCGTGCACCTCAC GTGCAAGAGACTCAACGAGCTGGGCGGCCATGACATGGTGTTCGCCAaggcctcgccggcgtcgctggccgtgaaggcggcggcgtggtccgAGCCGGCGCAGAGGTTCCTCAAGCGCTGCGCCGACGCCGGAAACCTCGAGGCCTGCTACATTCTCGGCATG ATTCGCTTCTACTGCCTTGGGagccggagcggcggcgcggcgctgctGGCGAGGGCGGCTGTCGGCGGGCACGCCGCGGCGCTCTACTCGCTGGCGGTCATCCAGTtcaacggcagcggcggcgccaagTCGGACCGCGACctccgcgcgggcgcggcgctgtgcgcgcgcgcgtccgCGCTGGGCCACGTCGACGCGCTCCGCGAGCTCGGGCACTGCCTCCAGGATGGCTACGGCGTGCGGCGCGACCCCGCCGAGGGCCGGCGCCTCCTGGTGGCCGCCAACGCCCGCGAGCTGACCCTCgctctcgccgcggccgccgcctcgcgccACCCCTTTGCCGCCGCGGTCCCgctcggcgccgcggcggcagctgccgctggcgccggcggctgccCGCTCCTCTCGGACTTCGGGTGGAGCCTCCCCGAGGCGGAGCCCCACGCGGCGAACCAGTTCATGGTCGACTGGTGGGCCTCCCGCGGCGCCCAGGCGGCGGCCGGGAAGAAGctcggccccggcgccggcacggGCGACAGCGACAGCGACGGCGGGGAGCTCCGGCTGTGCTCGCACGTCCGGTGCGGGCGGCGCGAGACCCGGCGGCACGAGTTCCGGCGGTGCTCCGTGTGCGGCGCCGCCAACTACTGCTCCCGCGCGTGCCAGGCGCTGGACTGGAAGCGCGCGCACAAGGCGCAGTGCGTGCCCATGGACCGgtggctcctcgccgccgccaacgccggcgAGGCCCCGCAGTGA
- the LOC111257188 gene encoding exocyst complex component EXO70B1-like produces MRSWPAVLEYIVSIINTLHMQLKQKRPACDGFIHGDLLEAARKPLTCLFTVASSACALEIRKSPEKLFCILNMYTSLVDATPTLRNVFHTESTSRDAEGLLAKLKDSAREIVEEAKILIQTYSSRIAVQDGGGITSLTGYLMRYIRLLVKHRSSLDTILGHGHWDDLLTVKGTNSTGRLVFGLIDDLDTVLEKQSMLLSSKELQCLFLMNNTHFMLQEIKQSDVQLIVGSRWIGKRQYRIKEYMKGYLSAAWGPVTLNLETTKSTSPRKRLRANVLSFLYASPTPLQNFAWSFNETCNTQMCWKVPCPVLREELRVKILEFVTPVYHAHLESLKQSGRGTAADFKLGLKSKINELFEG; encoded by the coding sequence ATGAGGAGCTGGCCTGCAGTGTTGGAGTATATTGTCAGTATTATCAACACATTGCACATGCAACTCAAGCAGAAGCGTCCTGCATGTGATGGATTTATACATGGAGATCTTTTAGAAGCAGCAAGAAAACCTTTGACTTGTCTGTTCACTGTTGCTTCATCTGCCTGTGCCCTTGAGATCAGGAAGTCACCCGAGAAGCTCTTCTGCATATTGAACATGTACACATCACTCGTGGATGCCACCCCCACTCTCAGGAATGTATTCCATACAGAATCTACCAGTAGAGATGCTGAGGGGCTTCTTGCTAAACTGAAGGACTCTGCAAGGGAAATAGTTGAAGAGGCTAAAATCTTGATTCAAACTTACAGCTCACGAATAGCAGTGCAGGATGGAGGTGGTATCACGTCACTCACTGGGTATCTCATGAGATACATCAGGTTGCTAGTAAAGCATAGGAGTTCACTTGATACCATTCTAGGACATGGTCACTGGGATGATCTGCTGACAGTTAAGGGAACGAACTCAACAGGCCGATTAGTATTTGGGCTCATTGATGACCTGGATACAGTGCTTGAGAAACAATCCATGTTACTGTCTTCTAAAGAACTTCAGTGCTTGTTTTTGATGAACAACACACATTTCATGCTGCAGGAAATCAAGCAATCAGACGTACAGTTAATTGTAGGATCCAGGTGGATTGGAAAACGCCAATACCGGATCAAAGAATACATGAAGGGCTACCTATCTGCAGCATGGGGACCAGTTACGTTGAATTTGGAGACTACAAAAAGCACATCACCCCGTAAAAGGCTTAGGGCAAATGTCCTAAGTTTCCTGTATGCCAGTCCAACTCCCCTGCAGAATTTTGCTTGGTCTTTCAATGAAACTTGTAACACTCAGATGTGCTGGAAGGTACCCTGTCCAGTTCTTCGTGAAGAGCTTCGTGTAAAAATTCTGGAGTTTGTTACTCCAGTCTACCATGCACACCTGGAAAGTCTGAAGCAATCTGGCAGGGGTACCGCTGCAGATTTTAAGCTGGGGTTGAAGAGTAAAATCAACGAATTATTTGAAGGCTGA